In Carya illinoinensis cultivar Pawnee chromosome 7, C.illinoinensisPawnee_v1, whole genome shotgun sequence, the following are encoded in one genomic region:
- the LOC122317509 gene encoding universal stress protein PHOS34-like, which produces MASAEKQTMVVGIDDSEHSTYALEWTLDHLFVPCSANPPFKLILVHAKPTPSSAVGFAGPGAAEVLPFVEADLRKIAARVIEKAKELCTSKSVHDVIVEVVEGDARNVLCEAVEKHHASILVVGSHGYGAIKRAVLGSVSDYCSHHAHCTVMIVKKPKSKQ; this is translated from the exons ATGGCGAGCGCCGAGAAGCAAACAATGGTGGTCGGGATAGACGACAGCGAGCACAGTACGTACGCTCTGGAGTGGACTCTGGATCACTTATTCGTCCCCTGTTCCGCAAACCCTCCTTTCAAGCTCATCCTCGTCCACGCCAAACCCACTCCTTCTTCTGCCGTCGGCTTCGCCGGTCCTG GAGCGGCCGAGGTTTTGCCCTTTGTGGAGGCCGATTTGAGGAAGATCGCTGCCCGGGTCATTGAAAAGGCCAAGGAACTCTGCACCAGTAAATCG GTGCACGATGTGATAGTGGAGGTGGTGGAAGGAGATGCTAGAAATGTTCTTTGTGAGGCTGTGGAGAAACACCATGCATCCATTTTGGTTGTTGGCAGTCATGGCTATGGAGCTATTAAAAG GGCTGTTTTAGGCAGTGTCAGTGACTATTGTTCTCATCATGCTCACTGTACTGTGATGATTGTGAAGAAGCCCAAAAGCAAACAGTGA